A part of Crassostrea angulata isolate pt1a10 chromosome 5, ASM2561291v2, whole genome shotgun sequence genomic DNA contains:
- the LOC128185950 gene encoding uncharacterized protein LOC128185950 has product MFVTVCFVFLFFLTRKSDFLNSKYYKDKFSFTIFGSLTSSNNILFTTELNSHGKVIISCSNFCREDRRCIGIKVCRIKEELFRCRACCSWMKTNKQQFISDDNCKYLIKEEGSFRNVAVYKPVTMSSVFRFPKINAVNNITICPNVTYTAHSVQEHRPWIKIDLKSEYDVRRIAIFNLQDHSGDRLKKLNITVGNTGTENECGYFGRTAGTSDQILIPCAKSAVGRYVMATIYSNPGMVDILNICEIQVFVK; this is encoded by the exons ATGTTTGTTACTGTGTGTTTTGTATTTCTGTTTTTCTTAACCAGAAAatcagattttttaaattccaaataTTACAAAGACAAATTCAGTTTTACTATATTTGGATCTTTGACAAGCAGCAATAACATTCTTTTCACTACGGAGCTTAATTCACATGGCAAAGTCATAATAAGCTGTTCTAATTTCTGTCGAGAGGATCGCCGCTGTATTGGGATTAAGGTGTGCAGAATCAAAGAAGAATTGTTCAGGTGTAGAGCGTGCTGTTCTTGgatgaaaacaaataaacaacagTTTATATCAGATGATAATTGCAAATACTTGATAAAG GAAGAAGGTTCCTTCCGTAATG TAGCTGTATATAAACCTGTCACCATGAGCTCAGTTTTCCGATTTCCTAAAATTAACGCTGTGAACAATATAACCATTTGTCCAAATGTCACCTACACAGCACACAGCGTCCAGGAGCACAGGCCTTGGATTAAGATAGACTTAAAATCTGAATATGATGTACGCAGAATCGCCATTTTTAACCTGCAGGATCACTCTG GTGACCGACTGAAGAAACTGAATATAACTGTTGGTAACACAGGAACAGAAAACGAGTGTGGTTACTTTGGGAGAACAGCAGGTACATCAGACCAAATTCTAATACCATGCGCAAAGAGTGCTGTGGGCAGATATGTGATGGCAACCATTTATTCCAATCCAGGAATGGTTGATATTCTTAATATCTGCGAAATCCAAGTCTTTGTGAAATAA